In Melanotaenia boesemani isolate fMelBoe1 chromosome 18, fMelBoe1.pri, whole genome shotgun sequence, the sequence CTGATGCATTCATTATTTCCACTCACTGGTGAAAGTGACAGTAAGTGGAAACAAAGGTGATGAGAACTACCTGCTGGAAGGTAGAAACATttcatatctttatttttttaaaattaatcacagaaatggcacaaaataaaaacttggaCCCatgaaacaatttttttttttttgccaaatttataaatttttgtaaatcgtgttttaaattgtaaaacattttgtttttaatgaatagTAATGTGagtctgtttttgtaaataacATTATAATAACATCATTTCAAActaaattttattcataaagcacttttcagaTAGAAGCAGCATGACGtgatttatataataaaaacaacttacaTACAACAGTACATTAATGTTGTTGCTATAAAGTGACGACAGTACGAATTAGAATAAAGTTAACAAGACTGAACGTCTTCACCCTGTTAGTGTCTGTTTAATTATGTAAGAGCACAGTAGCCATGATGCTAACAGGAGAATTAGCAGATAGTACTATAAAAGCAGCTACTGTTCACCTTTTTTTGTCTGTTGGATGTTCAACAATCATCACAAGCAAGAAGCTAATTTGGACACAATTTATTTAGCAAATGTCATAAACTAACAAATTATAAAATTAAGGGAAGAGTCAGAGGACAGCTGTAGAGGAAATTAGTTGTTATTACCaagaaaaatggtaaatggtctgtatttatatagcgcttcactgtacatcatacatcacattcacctattcacacactgatggcggatgCTGCGCTCAACCCATcagacccatcaggagcaatttagGGTTGGGCGTCATGAAGGACACGTCATGAACTTGACTTAGCCGAGgttcgaactggcaaccctcaggctacaagacaccCTAGTGAATGATTCAAAGTCAAGTCAAACTTGCCTTTCTgagtttaaatatataaaaactggCCGATGCACATAGAGATCAACTTCAACACAAGCAAAGTCATTTAAGTGCTTTCTGGGCCTTGAATAACTACAACGAATTCCACAAAGACTCAATGGCATATTCTGACAGACAAACACTGAGCTAAAATCTTCAAATCTAATCCAACATAATAAATTAAGCTGTTCTAAATAAGCCTTTAGGAAAGAGAGATGccaaatataaatatagaaaacttttgggattttttgttcatgctaaaaaaaagtcaatcatatgttgatttttttttccccagattcaTCCTTTAATCCttaaaaaagaccaaaacatTCTGTCACCACTAAAGAAACATTGCACAAACTTGAACATATTTGCTCTCATTTTCTCTGCAGATGCTAAGAACGGCTGTCTGCAATAATGGCAAGTTCTCGTCTGTTCCTGCAGGACTGCCTGACAACATAGAAGAGCTTCAGCTTAACtacaatcatattaaaacacTACAGGACAACTCTCTTCTACGTTATCCTTCACTAAACTCCCTGAGCTTGGCTTGTAATACTTTGGACAGATTAGAATCAAACACTTTTCAAGACACAACATTACTAGAAAGCCTAAATCTTGCAAATAACAATCTTAACATTGGCTACCAAGAAACTAGCCTTGCATTAAGAAAACTACCTGGCCTAAGAATTCTGGATCTTTCTGAGAATGAACTCGATGATGACATGGCATCCGTGCTTCTGCAAAATCTAACATCCCTGGAGTACCTCAATCTTTCTGGAAACCTCTTAAAGAGACTGGACGAGAACTCATTCAGGCATCTCCACCAACTCAAAGACCTGGATCTGCAAAGGAACACTATATTTGAAATTGATGGTGCCTTCGATAGCAATCCAAATCTCCAGAGACTGAACTTGGCCTTCAACTACCTTCCTTGTCTGACCGACTTCCACATGATCCAGCTGGTGGTCCTCAACGCCAGCCACAACTCTGTGGAGTGGTTCATCTCGAGACAAGAACTCAATGACACTTTCCAACTAGAGACCCTCGATTTGTCAAACAACAAactactttttttccccttcttgcCCAGTCAGAGTAACTTACGGAACCTTTACCTCTCCCAGAACACTGTGAGATTCTACGAACACTTGGCGAACAACATTTCACTCCCAAACTCGACAAAAACCATCGAGTTTTACAACCTGAAGAAGTACATGAGTAATGTGACTGCTGAGTTGTGGGATGACGAACTTCATGGTGACATTTCAGTGCTGGAGATTTTAGATCTGAGAGGAAACCAGGTGGAGTATTTCCCTGAAGGATTCATCCAAAAGATGCCTGCCTTGTCAAGACTTCGAATAAGTGGAAACTGCTTGGAAACCTTAAATCTAACATCAGCACAGCTCTCTGGAAGCTTGTATGAGCTGGATGTTAGCAACAACAAGCTGAACCAGATTTTAGTAGACAATGGCACACTCGCCACGCTTAGCAACTTGACGTACTTTAACCTGAGCCTGAATCATCTGAATCAGCTGCCCTTcggatttttttcctctctgtcaaGCATCAGGTCAGTGGATCTCAGCTATAACAACATTATCATTTGCCTTTCGAATGAAGCTGAGATCAATACGCATAGTATCCCAGCTTGTGTGGATTGGAAAAACATCATTTCCTTGAGGCAGCTTCACCTTAAAGGATGCAGCCTTGAAAGGATTCCAACCTCTGCATTCACAGGGTTGTCGCTAACCCACCTGGAACTGTCTGACAACCCTGGACTCATCATCCAAGACTCATTACAAACTTTGAGCCGGACATTACAGCATCTAGGCTTAGGAAATACTCAAATACAAGACATTGACTTCTCCCATTTTCAGAGTCTGAAGTTTTTAAACCTTTCAAAGAACTTTCTTACCAATATTCCCCCTCCGATTGACAATATTGATCTGAAAGTGTTGGACTTGAGGGATAACAAACTATCGACTATCCCCTCTGGTCAGGCTCATGTACTAGCCTCAAAGCTTCAGACTATTTTCCTCACAGGAAATCCATTCAACTGCTGCCAGACAGAGTGGTTCAGGACATTTGagaaaacaaatccaaacataTTTGAGCAGCCAGATATCATGTGTCAGGATCCGTTCAATATGTTCCACAGAGTACAAGACTTTATTTCGTGTCCGGGTGAAGGGGAGTCTATGCTGTGGTACATTCTGCTTTTCCTACCCATCGCTCTCTTTTTTGTGGGAATCACCATCATTTTTCTCCTCACCTTCAAGCCCAAAGTGCTacaaaaatcaatcaaaaagAGATATTTAAAACCTACATCTTATTAATACTTTATAAACCCTAAATACAGCTGGATTTTGCAGTACATCACTGACAAATGTAGCTGAATGTATGTTGAAAATAAAGTCAACTGACTGTGAAACTGTCCATagtaataaacatttaaacaaaagtgAGTCTGGGTTTTCACGTCACTGCATTTTGGTCAGTGAACTGTGGTTCAAAACCAGGCCCTAGTCCTGATACCGTGATGTAAAAATGTGGCTGTGTTCTTGTGGGACTtggtatgtgtttgtgtgggtgtatgtgtgtgtgagaagatATGCAGAAGTGGTGTGATGCAAGCTGTTGCTATATGCAGCAGAGGAAACATGAAATTTCCTGTTTTGCTAAGATGTGCAGCAACTGCCCAGTTCTGTATCTCAAAGAGGAGGGGTCTGCGGTTTCCTTCCCATCACTGAGACAAAGATGCATCATTGACATGAGATTCCAGTGTGTCATTGTGAGGACTGGATGTTGGATCGCTGTAATAATTCTGGTGAATCTAATCCTGCAACTGATATTGAAACTATATGTTTACATCTATCAATAAAGACATTGCCATTATAGAAGTGAAACtgtatatttatatgtaaagTTTGTGTCTCTGCCTCTTCGTGTTATGTGCATAGTTGCTAGGAAGCAGGTACGCTGATAGATCTGTGCAATCCAAAGTACTTAACCAGAAAGCAACCATAATACCACTGTGGTGATGCTCAGGGTCATGGTGGTTGGAACATAACAAGAGAAACCAAAGTGAAGCCTTGCCAAAGCCTCAAAACATCAATGTTttgatatatattatattatattatattatattatattatattatattatattatattatattatatatttttaacaagaTAAGCTGCCAGTTAGATTGGCCTACAATCAAAACATTaacctcttttctttcttaatctttttgttcatgttttgggTGAAGAAAGCAAGATTGAAAATTGAAGATGAAACAACACTAAAGGTATCTGGCGAACTTATTGTATGGCAAGAAATGAACCTGCTTATATCGGCCTGACAGTGTGGTGCTATAACAGTAAGAAGGAACTAGTGgctaaaaaaacatttgaggaaGGCTTCTGCTCCCTGACGAGaggaattttatttgattactcAGCGTCATGAACTTAGAAGTTAAAGTTAATGGCTGTGGCTTTAATGACTTTGTAAAATAGCAAAGCTTATAAATTCACTATGTTGTTGTCATGATGCATAAATATTAAAGGAAATTAACAAACTGGACTGCAAACACACAGCCGAGATGTGGGGTCCATATTCAAGGTGAGTTACCAGAAATAAAGCTCAAAAACAAGcatagctttgtttttgtttcgtaatcaagcagttttttttacacatgaaTGCAAATGATCATGGAGAAGTGAAATTTAATGTGGAGTGGGTCAAATAAAATCTACTCTTCCAGCAGGTGCGTACCGTACCACATGTGACCCACAACTTAGAAAAAGGTTCAGCTGGGTGCATTATACCAGAAGTAAACAAACAATTTACATCGATGTTAACATTTAAGTGTACTGGCTTTTTTCATCAGGTGGTAAAATTGGGTAAACAAACCTCACATAACAACACATAACAAACACTGTGacattatttgtttaaaaaaaaaaagtcaaatatgtgACAAAGGAAATAAACCCCGCTATTCAGTAGCTAGGTTTTCTGTATGACGCTATTCTCTTTCATGGGTGTTGAGGAATGATAATCCACTCTGCTTCAGTTCATTCATGCTTGAAGTACAACTTTCTGAAGGTCCGACCACAGCTTTTTGATCAGGTTTGACCAGGTGACTTTGACTGGTTTGTAAAAAACTACTTTGTAATAACCTTTGTGTATTAAGAAGTTGCTGTTTAACATGTTCACCACCTTTCTGTGACAAGATAGTGTGTCACAAGCCATCGTTTGTGTAGTAAGATACTGTATAATGTGGTAACTTTGCAGACTAACTTTGTTTATTGGAATGCAGTTTATTAAATGAGGAGACTTTGAAACTTCTACTAAAAGTAACCTATCACCATTTATCCTGAGGATTTCAATTTTGTGCCACATTCTGTGGGAATATATCTCATTTTCTCTACAATACAAATGCTAAATAAGTTGTTCCAAAGCAACTAGTTGATCAAGCTGTTTAGTACAAATGAGTTCTtagttttggaaaaaaaaaagaagaaaaaaaaaaggtgaaaatttGTCTTTACAGACGGATGTCTTAGTCATCCTTATCAGTGCTCCCAGGCCtggttctttttatttttcacaattttGCAACATCAGATAAGcagtttttaatctgatttcCCTGCTGAAAACCAAAACTTCCACCTTGTTTTCACCTAAACATTTCGTTCTCGATCAGATTTGTTATCTCCCCAGCAAATGTGAAAGTGCATGTAACCACCAAGTAAGGTGAGTGGAAGAGCTCACTCAAAAGGTCTGAAGATGCACTGCTGAAGTGGCAGATGTCAAGTGTTTTAGCAGTTTTTTACATCTGTGTGAAAAAGGACTAATGAAAGAGgaagtgtttttttctcaaGCATGCTATCATCAGTGACAACTGGTTAAGGCTGGCTTTATATACCCCTATACCCTCCAAGGTGCAAGGGATGGCATCACAGAATGTTCTACAAATAAGCTATGCCTGCTGTGGTGGTCAGACATGATGGTCAAAAGTGGTTCAACTCCCACCTGTGTGCTTTCAAccttttatttcatataaaacaCTCAAAGGCATTAAAGCCTGAGAAGGTTAAAGACAGTTGTTAGCTGTTAAGTTTCTCTGTTTAATATAAGATTTACATGCAAGCTTTTTAGTCAACAGGCGTTTTGAAGAACTCACTTCCTCTTCACCCTTCCGGCTCTTTTGACAGGCACAGATAACACCCTTTGTGTCGCTTTAGCCAGGATGACCTCAATATACGCTGTCTGGCTA encodes:
- the nrros gene encoding transforming growth factor beta activator LRRC33, with the translated sequence MPVHGFTPVLLCLLPMWRLLIPVSSHPQHSPCQLMLRTAVCNNGKFSSVPAGLPDNIEELQLNYNHIKTLQDNSLLRYPSLNSLSLACNTLDRLESNTFQDTTLLESLNLANNNLNIGYQETSLALRKLPGLRILDLSENELDDDMASVLLQNLTSLEYLNLSGNLLKRLDENSFRHLHQLKDLDLQRNTIFEIDGAFDSNPNLQRLNLAFNYLPCLTDFHMIQLVVLNASHNSVEWFISRQELNDTFQLETLDLSNNKLLFFPFLPSQSNLRNLYLSQNTVRFYEHLANNISLPNSTKTIEFYNLKKYMSNVTAELWDDELHGDISVLEILDLRGNQVEYFPEGFIQKMPALSRLRISGNCLETLNLTSAQLSGSLYELDVSNNKLNQILVDNGTLATLSNLTYFNLSLNHLNQLPFGFFSSLSSIRSVDLSYNNIIICLSNEAEINTHSIPACVDWKNIISLRQLHLKGCSLERIPTSAFTGLSLTHLELSDNPGLIIQDSLQTLSRTLQHLGLGNTQIQDIDFSHFQSLKFLNLSKNFLTNIPPPIDNIDLKVLDLRDNKLSTIPSGQAHVLASKLQTIFLTGNPFNCCQTEWFRTFEKTNPNIFEQPDIMCQDPFNMFHRVQDFISCPGEGESMLWYILLFLPIALFFVGITIIFLLTFKPKVLQKSIKKRYLKPTSY